Genomic window (Fusarium oxysporum f. sp. lycopersici 4287 chromosome 11, whole genome shotgun sequence):
TAGTCTCTATCTGTTGCCCTTGGTCTTGAGTATGTCTGCGTAGCTAGCACTGGCATGGGCCTCCTGCTCGGCCTTGATGGTGTTTGTAATCTCCTCAGTCTCGAATTGGACTAGAGGCGAGTTGATATCTCCACCAGCATGGTGCTTCGCGATGACCTGAGCTGCCTCTTCGTTGCGATCTACGGACGCAAGCCATCGAGGAGATTCAGGCGCAATGAAGAAACCAGGGAAAGCCAAAGCAGGAAGCAGGATCTGCACCAGTGATGGAAGACGCCAGTCCCAGGAGCTGCCATAGTTCCTAGTTCCGAATGTTACCCATGCCGAGATGATACTGCCAAGGTAGAAGCCGCACTGGAAGCAAGCGGAAGCGATGGCTCGGTGGGTGGGATAGGCGATTTCGTTAATGAGCAGGGGCGCACCACTGGTGTACCGAGCGGCGATGAAGGCTGCTGGGTTATGTGCTGCCGTCTGTAGAACGGTGCCAGAAACGAGAAAGACGTAGCCGATGTAAAGTCCTGGCTTGCGACCGTACTTGTTCGAAGTCCAGGcggcgaggaagaaggaaaaacCGTTCATGAACCAGTAAATGGCGTTGATGAATCCAAGCCAAGCACCCTGTGGCATGTTCATGAAATGGTTCCACTTGGGAAGCGCTTGGAGACTGTTCATCAAAGAACCATCGTATCCGTTGGCGGATGCTGATGAGACTATGTTAGCCTCGTCAATTATGCGAGGAGAGACTGTCACGGGACTTACAGAACATGACCAGGGAGAGAATAATGAAGTTGAGCCTCAATAGATGACCCTGCTTGTACCAAGGCTTTCCATCTGAAGGTAACACCGACGCCAGCGTGTCAGCGACGGTGTCTGCCTTCTTGACTGGAGCTTCGCTGGCACTCACGATATTCAGGTATAGACAATTGATGAACAAGCGAGGCCTCGTGTCTCTTGCAAGGTTTCTGTGCAGATGTTTGAGCAATGGTATTCTCATGGGTTTGGTTTCAACTTTATAGGCAGTCGCATCTCGTTCCCCAACTCAACTTAGGAGCTGAAAGGTTGGGGTCTAACCTTATCTGGTGGTGTCAACATCTGGGGTCGGGGCGACCTAGCGTCTGATTCGAAATAAGAACCATTCTGGGGTTTCTCCAGACCTGGTGATACCTAGTGATGCCGGCTAGGTCGGCCAGCATGGGCCCGATGGGTTTTGACGAAAGCACTGACAGGGCCTAGAAGGCCTCTAGCGAGGTTGGTAGTTAGTTGTGCGGTGAATTGGCGGAGAAATATACGTAGCCGTTTAGGTGGCGGAGGCAATATGGCGGAGGCGGAGAATTGCCAGAACTAGTAAGTCCCAGACGCAGGTCCAGGCTTGGTAGAAGATCAGGACCGATTGGCTATCATTTGAATTTAGAGTGGCCTATAACAATGATAAGCTAAAGCTAACATGAGGGCAACTAATTCTCGGCCCTACTGAATATCTGCAAATAACACTTCTGATGCACATCTCTTCCTAGGAATCCGGGCGCGTAATCACATTGTGACAACCTGGTGGTTCCGTCAGAAGGCAAGGGCAACTCCCAAGCAGCTATACCCGAGCTTGCTCGATCGCTTGCGTCGGCGTCACAATGTCATGAAGTAGTTAGTAACGAAACAAGCAACAAAATGGCCAGAGGACTATATAGCGATTTTGAATAGCTTGCTCTGATTTGTTAGTAATGTCTCTACAATTTGATTCCAGTGTCGAGCTACCACAATGATCCTGAACTCTCCGAAATGCCAATCCCATTTAAATCCTCCGTTGCAGCCCAGCCGTACATTGTATTTGCCCTCAAATTCCTTTCCACGAAATCCTTCGACAcactctcaacaacatctccTCTGCTGAACCAAGACACCGTATTACGCCGGGGCGATTAGTGAGTGGGCGTCCCTTTTCCTCTAACAGACTGAGTGGGTCTTGCCCGTCTTGCCCTGGAGAGAATGTGTCTCGTTCTATTCTGTGTTAGCGGTACCTCACACTGACACTGGCCGAAAGAGCAGAATTGAGACAAGGAGACTAACTGCGTAGACAGGGTGAGCTTTCTCACCCTTGCCTGTTGACGTGACGTGCTTGTTGATATGTTCCTGCAACATCTTGGCGGTCTCCTGATCCATATCTTTGAGGAGACGGTGGCAGATCAGAAGGTCCTCGATAAGTGAGTCGCAACGCGACCGGGTGAAATCTTCCCTCACGACAATGCGAAGCATTTTGACATTAGACTTAGGCGCCATAGTATACGCAGGGACCACCCAGCCTCGACAACGAAGGTGGTGTGCGAGCGCGAACTCGTCGTAGTGACGATCCTCGCCACCCTCTTCCAGGGTACGGAATCGGAAGGCTACAAGGGGCAATCCTCTTCCATTGCGCTCTGACATAATTAAAAACCCCTGCTTCTCGACTGCCTCAGCTAGGTAATCTGCGTTGCGAGTCAAGTTACTCATGATGCTACGGTAACCATGTTTACCAAGGCGGATCAGTTGATAATACTGGCCAATAACCTGGGAAGCGCTTTTTGAAAAATTAAGAGTAAAAGACGATTGGTTAGCCCCgaggtaattaatattaaaaacCAGCTCCTGGGGAAGGTATTCTGGGGCTCGCCAGATGACCCAGCCGACGCCAGGGTAGACAAGACCGTACTAGTCATATAATCAATATATATGGAAAGTCTCAAAAGAACAGGAGGGGGTCCGGTACCTTGTGGCCAGAGACGTTGATAGAAACGACTTTTTCGCATCGAAAATCCCACTCGAGGTCGGGGATAATAAACGGGGCAACAAAACCACCGCTCGCAGCGTCCACATGGATAGGTATATCAATCTTCCGTTCAATAAGAAGGTCATTAAGACCTTTGACGTCTTCGTATTCGCCGGTATAGGTCGTGCCGAGGATCATACAGATGCCGATAGTATTTTCATCGCATAGGTTAATAGCCTCAGCAGGATCAAGGACATAGCGGTCGGACGTGCAATAAACAAACCTCTCCTCGATCTCAAAATAGCGCATGGCCTTCTCCCAGACGACCTGAACTGCCGAGGACATAACGAAATTAGGACTATCAGTGGCCTTACCCTCTGCAAGTCTCCGTGCTTTCCACCTCCTTTTCATAGCGAGAACCGCGAGCATAATGGCCTCTGACGAGCCGATAGTAGAAGTTCCGACAGAGAGGCCAGCAGGCGCGTGGAATAGATTGCCCATTATACTAACACAGCGGTTCTGAATGTCGGCAGATTGGGGGTATTCCTCGTAGTCAATAAAGTTTTTAGGAAATGCTTCTGACATCAGCTGCTGGGCTTCGTCTTCCTGTATATTTGGACGGAATCATCCGCATGTTAGTCAATGTGTCTGCTAGCGAGAGATTTGACTGATGGGCACTATGGGCTGATAGACATGCGATCAGGGTATTGCGACTTCCTAAAGCTAAGACTTCAAATTCACAGGCTGATGCAGTGGCTTGATTGCTAAAGCAAGACAGTGGTTACTGGGGATACGTAGTTGAGGCAAGTTACCATGTAAGTGGTGACGAAGGAGGCCAGGCTTCGAAAATTAGTATCACTATGATCAGGATTATGACTCCGGAACATACTTTAGGGTGGGGTTGTTATCGAGGCTAAGGTGATCCTTGATCAAGCGATAAGCAGTGTCACGGGGCATCTCACTCTCAGGCATCTGATGGCGTGGCAACTCCATGCGGGCGAATCGCGAGCCATAGCTTGCGGTTGTGAAGACATCCTCCTTGTCAGGGAGTTGCACCTGAGATGCCCTGGAGCCACGGGAGCGGGCAGTATGGACGACGGAAAGATGACCCATGATTTCAATGTATGAGGGCGCTGCGCTGCTGTTTCGATTGATAGAGTGGAGGTGGTCGTGATGAGTTCCTCCTGATGATATCCTTGACGTTGGTCTCAAGAGTAGGGATGAGACCAGGGAGGCCACCAGCTTCGTAGACTGTACTTAAAGAGAAATTCATTTGTCACTATTAAGCTGGAAGCAGAGCAGCTACACAGCTGTGATAGGGGTTGCGTCACCGTTGCGTCACCGTTGCGCCGTGGATCTCACTAATCAGTGGTATGGGCTCACAAGAGGAGACTTGGCGCTGCCAAAAACTGTAGTTTTGGTATGCATAGATGCCGTACTAATTGAGAACAGAATCATGAGAAAAACCAAATAAACTCGATAGGCTGTGGTCGCCCAATGAAAAACGGCGATAGTGGCCGATATACACGTCATCGTAACGACATTGAACATAAAGAGGGCAGAGCACGCACGTGTTGAGCTACGGGACGGTGCAGCTACAGGGTCAGAATGATGAAGTAATATTACGGGAGTGGAAGATGATGTATTACTTAAAGGTGTAAGCTACATGTGTCTAAAGGGAGCACAGCGCCTTACATAGTATCCATAatcccagccaccagcagatTGGACCACCTCCCTTATACAGTCTCAACGAAGAAAGGCTACGAAGCGCTGAGCTAACCACATCCAGCTTTGAGTTCGCAGGGATCCGTGACTGTTGTGGGTGCATCTATATTTGCACCATCAAGTCAATGAACTCGGGTTGCTCGGCACAAGTGAAGACTGTCGGCCCCCTGATGCTGTGGTTGGTCGCATCTGGAATAGAAGCAAGACTATTGCTATCATCACAATGACCTCCAAACGAAGGCATCGGCCAAATTTGTCTTCCGTGTTAAGCTTTATTGTCATCAAGAAGGTTTATTGATAACTGGAGTCTATGAAAGTGCTAATGAATGTGGTCTACATACTTGATGGTGGCCACGGTGTCTTGAAAGTGATCACGTAGTACTCTAAGCAACCACGAAGTGATTGCGTATAGGTCACGGTTACTTCCTAGAAGGCTAATCGTGCACGTGATGTAACTGCGAGGTTTGTAACAGGATCGTTGGTGTTGTGAACTGACTATTGTTAATGAGTGATTAGTCGACAAATGTGGAAATTCCTGCTGCTACACGTATCATAGCCGTGAGGGTAGTAGCACCTCTAGTTTCGCTCTTTAAAGAAGATACCTCGTTTAAAGTCATCAACTACCCAAGATATGGTTTAACCCTTAGCCCGGTGCGCCCTCTGAAATCATTATTAGGCGAGCATTATGCGCTAACAAACCATATAGCCTCAGATATCGGCTGATTGGTTGTAGAAAGCCCCGCGTCCCTAGTGGCGCGTTGAACAGGTGTTGATAGCGGCTACCCCCACGCAGAGGAACTGGTACTACTGCTGTCTAGCGTTAATAAAATACGCTCCCTCTCACAACTGGGATAGGTAGAATGGCAGCATCGGCCTAAGCCAAATCACCGGTCGCTTCCATATTGCCTCGTTTCGAAGAGGTCCCTGGGTAGCCGGCCTCAACTCTAGCGCAATGTCCAAGGTTAACGTTCGTGAACTTATCTCATCGTTACTAGATTGACACCAGTACGTGCTTAAAGAAGTGGTCGCATTTGACAGACTCACAGAGCGAGACGCCATCATCAATAAACCTACACAAATTTTGTGCAAATCAGAAGCCTCCACATCCCTTCACTCTTGACTTTCGACAGTCAAGCTTCCTGCTTTTCTTATAGCTGCTGTAGCTCCTAATAATGAATCCTGCTACTGAAATAGCCCTTCCTGATCTCCTACGTACTCATTCCAGTCTTGTCCTAACTATGGCCCTTAAGCCGTGTCTTCAACTCACCTTTGCTCCTTTTCTCAGCACCATCAAAACTTGACTTACCTTTCCAATCAATCTTTTTGAAGTAAAGTCAATGTACGAGGTGAATCAAGGCCGTCTTCAAATCCTTCCCGACTCAGCCCTCTCATTTACAGAAGCCACCGGATCCCTTGGCGCCGCGAACCCTTCTCGACCCTCCCAGTCATGCCAGTTATCCGCCGACCGCGTGCGCTTTGATGTTCCTCTAGAACCTGTTCAACGACACACAACCGACACAGCTTTTGCAGAAATGTCCCGGCGAAGCTCGGATGCGCCTAGACGAAACCTCTCGTATGCCCAGCGACCCGTAGCCGGCATCTACTACCATTCCCGAGCTGCCACCCAGAAAAAATACCGACGACGAGCAACGACCATTCTAGAGTACTGCGATGAGAATCCTCATTTGCTTCCACAACTACCGTTTACGTGGCACCATGGCTGGAAGCGCTGGaagctcttcatctttgcCCTTCTAGTCTTTGTCGATGCATTGGTAATTCCAATCACTCTTTATTACGGCATGCGCTACGCTGGCGAAGTCGAGGGATGGATCATCTTTGCAATTGTGGCCACCATTTGGGGCGGTCCTACTTATCTCGAGTTCGCCATCCGTACGCTCCGATTGATGAAAGTTGATAAATTCTACCGCCCTCTCGGAACGAATTATCGGTGGTGCTTTGACATGCTGACCTGGGTATCGGTCCTCACCATCACTTTTGTCACTGCCCTCTTTACTGTCGGAAGTGCTCCTCACAATGTCTGGTTGCGAGTGTTGTGCATGCCTGCTCCAGCGATTCTCTACTGTCTTGGTGGCGTTCTGTTTCTCATCACCTTGTATAGTTACATGGGCTGGGCAGCACCATTTCGAATTAGCTCAACGGCCAGAGGAGAAAAGGTACAAATGCATATCGAATCACAGAGGCTGCTCTTATGCTAACTCTCCGACTAAGGTACTGCCCGGTGTGTACTATTTTATCGAGGATATTGTGGCCGTCAATGCCGGTGGTGGCCGCCCATACCCAGAAGCTTTGGTTGCCCGTTACAAAGCTAGCCCTCGCTTCCGACGAATGATTTACATGCAGTCCTGGTTCTGGTCCATCCCAGCCCTGAATCTCGCCATTCCCTTGACCATCATCTCAGTCATTCCTCAAGTACCTGCAACGGTTGCATACGGCGTCGCTTGGATAGTCCCCTTCCTATGGGCCACCATCTGGGGCATCATCACCATTCAGTGGTGTAAGAGGGATATAGCTCGAGAAAGGCGAGAGTGGGAGGCAGCCATTTAGTGCGAAAAAAGGCTTCAAGAGGAAGAGCCAAGGAAATATAGATGTGGTGATGGTACCGAGTGATGACTCGAGTTGTGAAGTCAAAATTGAGGAAGGATGCCAATAGACCGTATATAGCTCTCGGTGTTTAGGCAGTCGATTGCGATTATTAACCACTAGAACGAAGCTGGTATATTTAGCATTGATAATAATTATGCGGTATTACAAGCTCAGGCCCCTGGGACCGCATTCAACGCTTTTGCATAGAGGAGCATTTACTTTGAAGACCTATGAAGATGTAGCGACTGTAGGGGAGGTCATAAAGCAAGCTGTCCTGACGGCCATATATCTCTAGGTAACCGGCAGGAGTGCGAGGGTGGGGCGTCATCAGCGTGGGACACGACTCTTGAAAGGCGCATTTGTATAGTTTCAAGCTTGCTTGAATGGGAGTTTTCTGTGGCGGAATGAGCATTGTCTTAAATGATTACCGGCCTCAAAGCGACGCGTGtccatcgccaacatcatcctcacGCAGCTGCATTGACCAGGACTCTTGGGGGCCTGAAAAGAGGCAGAGATGGCACTGCCAAAGCTGTGCCAGGAAATGATCGCGTATTTCGAAGACGCTTAAAAATCGATGTCAATTCTTAGACAGACTAGCCAGTACCGTTGGATGGTGATTGCCGTTTAGAGATTCCTCTTGCTGAGCCAAAGTATATGCCTGGCCTAGACTACCGCTATCTTCAGCGCTGCCACAGGTCAAATGCAATCAAACAACTTCCAAAATCAACTAAATATGCCAAAATcatattttatataaaacAAATTTGAAACGCCGGATTTGAAATGCtaatagatatattttatatgTTATATGCATCCCTGGTTTAAATGGATCTCGCATATTAATCTACTCCCTTATGCCTTTAAGGGATTGCctatttattaaatatatataactgACTATTCCTACTCTAATCTAGTGACTCTTAGGgttacttttttattaaattctttatttaataatataaataatattatttaggGTTATGGATTTAGTGCATGGTTATGTATAGAGAATTACTTATCTAGGCGATATTAGATAGTCTACTAGAGATTCTTTAATTAAGAATAAGAATTTACAGCTACTTCCTGGATTAGCCATCTTCCATTAGCGCTCTACTAATGCATTAGGAGGCGAGTATAATCGATTGTAAGCATATGTAACTGTTTGCCTGCCACTCTTCTTTCTAATTCACTTCCAGGGGGTAAGGGTGTAATCCCCTTGTAGTCGCCTATAGGgcttaatatattttacaTACTTGTAGATTCTGAATCTTGCTGCTTATATACGAGCATTCGTCTTGATAGCATTTAACTTGGAATGATCTATTTAGTTGATTTCTTTTCATTTTCCTTAAGCTTTTCTTTAATTGTAACCTATATAACTGGCCCTGGACACTTAGTTGATAAACGCTACCCATTGGGATTGAGGGGCTGGTTATCAACTCTGTCATCTTGACCGAGAGAATCCGTTGGTGGACCACTCCGTCCAGACATAATCAAGATACATTCAATAATGCCGGAGGGTTTAATCATGGTAAGCCAGGCATGAACACCAAGTGGACCTCCCTGGTATAGCCTCGGGCGGTGGCCAGGTCGGTCTATAGTTACATAGCTTCCGTGACTATCCTTGACATAAACGCGCCGGGAATATACCTATAAAAAGAATAGCGACAGAGGAGCCATCTCTATAGAGATAagtaaagaatatatatGGCGTAATAATCTTACTTAAATTAAgtaaaaccttataatattaattactatattaataataataaactttTATAAGCCCTTTCAACTATTAAAAGTCATACCAATCCAATAATATAACCCAACTGTACTTATTCCCCAGCATAAGATTGCACATCCAACTATTAGGGTAAAGAAAGTAATACCCACAGCCTATGTTAAAGTATAAGCATTTTTCATAATAAGACGTATTAGTTCTAAATACCTACGGTTATAGGGTGCGACGGAGAATTAATAGACTGAGAGAAGTCCCAGTATACAAGTATGCACAAGCCAGTAACAAACATGTACAGACTTCCATTACGTAGCATAGCAGGTATCTGCCATAGGAACCTCTGTAGAAAGCGAGGCCGTTTCGTATGTATTGGTACTCGTACGTTTCCATTTGTTAAAGGCGTGCTTGTTGATAATTGGTGAAGGGCAGGTCCTCTTAACAGACGTCGAATTAACTCAAGGCCGTTAGGGTGAGACTCTAGCCGATGTAGGCTAGTGGCTTGTTGACAGGCTGATGCTGTAGACGTGATGGAGAAAACAAGTGCGCTGCACCAAATGAATTTGACAAGCTGCAGGCAAATCGACTCGGCTTCACCTGGCCCAAAGTAGGACCAACTGAATGCACTGGAGATGGCAGCGCTGACAACAGACCCCTGTATCACGAAAAATATAAGACACAGTCACCTCTGTGTGCTTTTATGATCGTTCAGTATCAGGGGGAGGGAGCATGCTAAGGGTCATGTTATATGCTTGGGCACCTACCGTGATGATCGTGATGTTCAAATGTTGCTGCATATTTCTTATCCATTTCTGTGTAAGATTATTCTGTTTCGTAGGATCTGTTTCGTTAAGCAGCGTGTACATAGACTCATACGCAGCTTTCCAGGCGGCTGCGTGAGGAAGGATTACTTTGGATGTCTTGTTCTCGGGCGGTGACGGTGACGGTGGTGCGTCTACACGTATAGGCGATGTCGGTGTTCCGGCTGGCTGCAATGGCATGTTCTGTACATTTTGCACTGATGTTGAGGCCATTATTACATGGAGTGAGCAATGAGCATTTGCCATTCCGTTCGTAGAGGAGAATAGTGGAAGTAGCGGGGCAGGTATGATGTTACGTAGTCTTAATTAGGACCAGATGAGGGGCAGGTGGATTAAATTAAATACAGAGAGGTAGGTACACTAAACTCCGGCTGCCTAGCTGGGCGCAGGACCAGGCTTCCTGGATGACGTCGTTACAACAGGCGGTCATGCACCTAAGTCCCCAAGTAAGCAGAACGCCTTGCCGACGAATAACTGGAGTAACGAGCGCGAAACAAGCTTCTCGGCCGGATTGAAGAACTTTGAATAGCACCTCTGATACACTTTTTAGCCTTCTAATAACGCCTTACG
Coding sequences:
- a CDS encoding glutamate decarboxylase, which translates into the protein MGHLSVVHTARSRGSRASQVQLPDKEDVFTTASYGSRFARMELPRHQMPESEMPRDTAYRLIKDHLSLDNNPTLNLASFVTTYMEDEAQQLMSEAFPKNFIDYEEYPQSADIQNRCVSIMGNLFHAPAGLSVGTSTIGSSEAIMLAVLAMKRRWKARRLAEGKATDSPNFVMSSAVQVVWEKAMRYFEIEERFVYCTSDRYVLDPAEAINLCDENTIGICMILGTTYTGEYEDVKGLNDLLIERKIDIPIHVDAASGGFVAPFIIPDLEWDFRCEKVVSINVSGHKYGLVYPGVGWVIWRAPEYLPQELVFNINYLGANQSSFTLNFSKSASQVIGQYYQLIRLGKHGYRSIMSNLTRNADYLAEAVEKQGFLIMSERNGRGLPLVAFRFRTLEEGGEDRHYDEFALAHHLRCRGWVVPAYTMAPKSNVKMLRIVVREDFTRSRCDSLIEDLLICHRLLKDMDQETAKMLQEHINKHVTSTGKGEKAHPVYANETHSLQGKTGKTHSVC
- a CDS encoding hypothetical protein (At least one base has a quality score < 10); its protein translation is MYEVNQGRLQILPDSALSFTEATGSLGAANPSRPSQSCQLSADRVRFDVPLEPVQRHTTDTAFAEMSRRSSDAPRRNLSYAQRPVAGIYYHSRAATQKKYRRRATTILEYCDENPHLLPQLPFTWHHGWKRWKLFIFALLVFVDALVIPITLYYGMRYAGEVEGWIIFAIVATIWGGPTYLEFAIRTLRLMKVDKFYRPLGTNYRWCFDMLTWVSVLTITFVTALFTVGSAPHNVWLRVLCMPAPAILYCLGGVLFLITLYSYMGWAAPFRISSTARGEKVLPGVYYFIEDIVAVNAGGGRPYPEALVARYKASPRFRRMIYMQSWFWSIPALNLAIPLTIISVIPQVPATVAYGVAWIVPFLWATIWGIITIQWCKRDIARERREWEAAI